The sequence below is a genomic window from Sphingobacterium sp. ML3W.
GTCCGTGAAACCCTAAATGCCGACATCCCGTTAGCCATTGACCATTTCCGTTATTTTGCTAGTGTTATCCGTGCAGACGAAGGTTCTTTGAGCGAGCTAGATCAAAATACAGTTTCGCTCATTGTACATGAACCACTTGGTGTAATCGCACAGATTATTCCTTGGAACTTCCCAATCTTAATGGCCGTTTGGAAATTAGCTCCAGCATTAGCTGCGGGTAACTGCGTCGTATTAAAACCTGCGGAAAGCACCCCTACGTCTATTCTAGTATTGATGGAATTGATTGGTGATTTACTTCCTGCTGGTGTTATTAATATCGTCAATGGATTTGGTGGCGAATTGGGTCGTGCCTTGGTTACAAACCCTAAAGTTTCTAAAGCAGCATTTACAGGTTCTACAGCAACCGGCCGTATGGTCATGCAGTATGCAACAGAAAACATCATTCCTGTAACTTTGGAACTGGGTGGTAAATCTCCGAATGTTTTCTTCAGCTCTGTCATGGACCATGATGATGCGTACTTGGATAAAGCCATCGAAGGTGCCGTTTTATTTGCCCTTAATCAAGGTGAAATCTGTACTTGTCCGTCCCGCTTACTGATTCAAGAGGATATCTATGATCGTTTTATAGAGAAGGTTATTGACCGTGTCAATAAAATTAAAGTGGGTGACCCATTAGATACCGAGACCATGATGGGTGCACAGGCTTCTAAAATCCAAAAGGATAAAATCATGTCCTATATCAAATTAGGGAAAGAAGAAGGTGCTGAGCTCTTAACCGGTGGTGATGAAAACAACTTGGGGAATGGTTTAGAAGAAGGCTACTACATCAAGCCAACTTTATTCAAAGGGCATAACAAAATGCGTATTTTCCAAGAAGAGATATTCGGTCCTGTTTTAGCGGTGACTACGTTCAAGGATGAAAAAGAGGCTTTAGAAATTGCTAACGATACCATCTACGGTTTAGGAGCAGGAGTATGGACACGTGATGCGCATCAATTATATCAAATTCCGCGTGCTATTCAAGCTGGACGTGTATGGGTGAACCAATATCATTCATACCCTGCTGGAGCTCCTTTTGGAGGCTACAAACAGTCTGGTATCGGTCGTGAGAATCACAAAATGATGTTAGATCATTACCGTCAAACAAAAAACATGTTGATTTCATACAGTAAAGAAAAATTAGGATTTTTCTAA
It includes:
- a CDS encoding aldehyde dehydrogenase family protein, whose product is MATIQRPSFKERYGNYIGGKFVPPTLGKYFDNISPLDGKVFTQVAHSTKEDLDLAVDTAAKAFETWGKTSTTERSIILNKIADRIEENLEYIAAVETVDNGKAVRETLNADIPLAIDHFRYFASVIRADEGSLSELDQNTVSLIVHEPLGVIAQIIPWNFPILMAVWKLAPALAAGNCVVLKPAESTPTSILVLMELIGDLLPAGVINIVNGFGGELGRALVTNPKVSKAAFTGSTATGRMVMQYATENIIPVTLELGGKSPNVFFSSVMDHDDAYLDKAIEGAVLFALNQGEICTCPSRLLIQEDIYDRFIEKVIDRVNKIKVGDPLDTETMMGAQASKIQKDKIMSYIKLGKEEGAELLTGGDENNLGNGLEEGYYIKPTLFKGHNKMRIFQEEIFGPVLAVTTFKDEKEALEIANDTIYGLGAGVWTRDAHQLYQIPRAIQAGRVWVNQYHSYPAGAPFGGYKQSGIGRENHKMMLDHYRQTKNMLISYSKEKLGFF